In the genome of Candidatus Ancaeobacter aquaticus, the window CCGCGACCTGTTTCGTACATTCTTTTTATCTCTTCTACGCCACAGATAAGTCCACCAGTAGGGAAATCCGGGCCCTTTACAACTTTCGTAATATTTTTTATTGGTATTTCAGGGTCGTCTATAAGCAGTTTTAATCCGTCAACAATTTCATCAAGATTGTGTGGAGGAATGTTTGTTGCCATTCCGACTGCAATACCGCTTGATCCATTGATCAATAAATTTGGAACTTTAGCTGGCAAGACAACAGGTTCTGAGAGAGTCTCATCAAAATTTGGCCTGAAATCCACCGTGTCTTTTTCAATATCTACCAGAATTTCTTCTGCTATTTTAGCCATGCGTACTTCGGTATATCTCATAGCCGCGGCACTATCTCCATCAATCGACCCAAAGTTACCTTGTCCGTCAATCAGAGGATAGCGCAATGAGAAGTCCTGCACTAATCGTACCATGGTGTCATATACCGCTGAGTCACCATGCGGATGGAATTTACCAAGCACTTCACCGACAATACGGGCAGATTTTTTGTGCGGTTTGTTGTGTGTATTACTAATCTCATTCATTGCAAAAAGCACTCTGCGATGCACCGGCTTTAATCCGTCACGCGCATCAGGTAATGCACGGCCAACAATGACGCTCATTGAATAATCAATATATGATTTCTTCATTTCATCTTCGATGAGAACAGGAACTATTTTTTCATTTCGTGTATACAACGTACAACTCCTTTATAAAGTTTTATTATTTATATCTTCTTAAAATTGTTTTTATATTTTTTCTATGAACGAGCAATTATGAACTAAATAATTTATATATCCAGATTTTGGACATGTAATGCGTTATCTTCAATAAATTTCTTTCTCGGCTCTACTTGATCTCCCATCAGCACCGTAAACATCTCGTCTGCCTCAACCGCATCTTCAATCTTCACTTTGAGAAACACGCGATTTTCCGGATCCATTGTCGTTTCCCATAGTTGTTGGGGATTCATTTCTCCAAGACCTTTGTACCTCTGTATTGACATTCCTTTTTTGCCAATTTTTCGGATTTCTTCAATGATGTCAAGCGCAGAGAATATTGGCAACTTTTCGTCATCAGCAATCATTTGAAAGAGCGGCTTTCCTTCCGCATCAGCCCTTTCAAAAGGAATTTCTTTTTTCTCAAAATCATTTATTATGCGTGCAAGGTCCCGTGACTCAAATATTTCAAGAACATCTATTCCTTTTGTGTCTTTTTTGTCTGCCTCTCCGATTTCTTCTTCATCAAATATTTCTAACTGTTCGCCGGTCTTCTTTTCTTCTCGCTCAGTAAGCGCGGCGAGTTCTTTATCAGAGTAAAGGAATTCTTCATCATCGGTTATTCTCACACGATAAACGGGGAACCCTTTCTTATTGTCTTTTAGGGTAAGATATTTCTGAAAATCTATCCCCTTTTTCATAAATTGCTGCGCAATCTGTTCGAACTCGGTAATAGTATTTAAAATATTTTCGAGTGTTTTCTCTCTAAACTCTTTTTTATCTTTTACACGAACCAAAACAATGTCTTCTTTTCCGAGCTCTAAAAGAAGGTTGTTCATTTCATTTTCGCTTCCAATATATTGTTCGCGTTTCTTTCTTTTAATTTTATAGAGCGGTGGCTGTGCAATATAAATGTATCCTCGCTCGACAAGCTGTGGCATTTGACGGTACAAAAACGTTAAAAGCAGTGTCCGTATATGCGCTCCGTCAACATCCGCGTCAGTCATGATTACTATTTTATGATATCTGAGTTTTTCGAGATCAAAATCCTGCTGTCCGATACCCGCGCCAATGGCGGTAATTAAAGTGCGTATTTCTGTGTTATTAAGAATTTTATCTACTCGCGCCTTTTCAACATTTAATATCTTACCTTTTAATGGAAGTATCGCTTGAAAGCGTCTGTCGCGCCCCTGTTTTGCTGAACCGCCCGCAGAATCTCCCTCAACAATATAGAGTTCGCATAAAGCCGGATCACGTTCAGAGCAGTCTGCAAGCTTGCCTGGTAGTGCCGCCGTATCAAGCGCGCCTTTACGACGTGCAAGGTCGCGTGCTTTTCGCGCAGCTTCGCGCGCACGTGCGGCATTTAATGATTTGTCTACAATTTTTCGTGCAATTGACGGGGTCTCTTCAAGAAATGTCCCGAGTCCTTCATTAACGAGCGATTCTACAATACCGCTTATCTCGCCGTTCCCCAGCTTTGTTTTTGTCTGGCCTTCAAACTGAGGAGTTTTAAGCTTAACGCTGATAACGGCCGTTAACCCCTCTCGAATATCATCTCCTTGCACCGAAACATTGTCACCCTTTATAAGCTTTGCGTTTTTTGCATAGGTATTAATCGTACGGGTAAGCGCAGATTTGAATCCGCTCAGATGGGTACCACCCTCAATGGTGTTAATGTTATTTGCAAAAGAAAAAATGTTTTCGGAATAACTGTTATTAAACTGCATCGCAACTTCAACTTCAGTGTCTTCTTTTTGATTCTGTATATGGATGACTTTTTTGTGAACCGTTTCTTTATTTTTGTTAAGAAACTCAACAAAAGACAAAATGCCGCCCTCATATTTAAATACGCGTTCGCGTACAGGATCGGTCTTTTCATCTTTTATCGTTATATTAAGTCCCTTATTAAGAAATGCGAGCTCTCTTAAGCGGTTCGAAAGTGTTTCAAAGCTATACTCTTTTTCTGTAAATATTTCTAAATCAGGCTTAAAGACAACTTTTGTGCCAGTATGTTTTGTTTTTCCGACAACCTCAAGCTTTGATACGGTTCTTCCTTTTTCATATCGCTGGTGATATACCTTGCCGTCACGCCGCACTTCCACTTCAAGCCATTCGCTTAGCCCGTTCACACATGATACGCCGACACCATGCAAACCGCCGGATACACGATAGGCCTTATTATCAAATTTACCACCGGCATGCAATGTGGTCATTACAACTTCTAGTGCCGGTTTCTTTTCTGTTTTATGCATATCTACCGGAATCCCGCGACCATTATCAATAACCGTGATACTGTTATCAGGATGAATGATCACATCTATTTTTGTACATATTCCGGCAAGCGCTTCGTCAATACTGTTATCAACGACTTCATACACTAAATGATGTAATCCACGCAAACCAGTATCACCAATATACATAGCCGGTCTTTTCCGTACCGCCTCAATCCCTTCTAAAACCGAGATCGTCGTAGCATTGTATTTTTCTTTTCCTGTTGCATCTACATTATTTTTATCTTTTACCATTAAATTTTTCCTATCTTAAACTTTATGTCTTTAATTTTTTTATTGCCTATTACCGCATTTAACTTTTCTATGATTGCGCCTTTATAGTACCTGCTTAACTCATTAAACCACACAGAAGAATCAACATGTACCATGAGGAGCCCCTTCTTCATCTCAACCGGTTTTGTGTGCTGAGATACTTCAACCCCTACTGCACTGTTCCATGCACTTGCAATTTTCATATGCACTTCACACTGCTCGTTACCAAACTGACCAAGTATTGACTTAACAATCTCTCCTACGGGAGTAGGATATCTTTTCTCTATATTCATACCGCTACGTAAGTCTCATTGGCATAATAACATATACATAATTTTCATCAGTCTTAATAATGCCTGGGCTTGCTGAATCTATGAGCTCAACAAATACTGATTCATCATCTAACGCCTTAAGCACATCTAGTAAATACACCGGATTGAATGCTACCGTCAACTCTTTTCCATCATATTTTATAGGAACTTCTTCGCGTGCCTCACCAACATCTGGTGTATTGATCGAAATTGTTAATATATCCTTAGCAAAACACATTTTCACCGAATTAAGCCGTTCGCTGACTAACACGCTCACACGCTTAACCGCACTCAAAAACTCTTCCCTTGCAACAGATACCCTTTCATTAATTTTACTTGGTATAACCTGCTGATAATTGGGAAATGCACCCTCTATCAAACGTGATACCAGCATACTCTCATCCATATCAAATGCTACTTGATTGGCTGCAAATGATATCCTCATAGATCCTTCATCTTTTAATATACGCGAAAGTTCAAGTATAGCCTTTGCAGGAATAATAGCTGACACCTTCACGCTAGAAGGAATCTCTTGCTCTTTTTCAATAAGTGCAAGTCTCCTACCATCAGTAGCTACTGCTAATATTTTACCGTCCTTTACTACCAAAGATATGCCGTTTAGTACGTATCGAGTCTCATCATGAGATATAGCAAACGCTGTTTTCTTAATAATATCTTTAAATACTTTCTGATCGATTTTAAATGAAGCGGTATCTGCAAAATGAGGTAATTTAGGAAACTCGTCTTTCCCCATACCCATAATTTTAAAAAATGATGCCCCACATTTAATGGAGGTAATATTGTTGTCTGTTGCATCAAGACTCACCTGCTGGCTTGGAAGTTCCCGCATAATATTTGACAAACGTTTTGCCGGAAGGGTTGTATGTCCCTCTTGACTTACTTTTGCAGGAAATCGGCATTTAATACCAACTTCAAGATCTGTTGTAGTAAGAGCAATAGAATCTTTTTCAGCTTCAATTAACACATTTGATAAAATTGGTAACGTTGTTTTTGTGCTGACAATATTTTGTACCATTTGTATACAACCTAAGAAAGTATCTCGACCACATTGCACTTTCATATCTTCCTCCTCGTTATCAACATTCCCTATATATACTATATACTATAGATATTAAATTAATAGTAGTAGTAGTTATTATGCTCTGTGAATAATAGGTTTTTCCCAGTAAAGCACTCTTGAGTATCTTGTGGATAAAATGCTAAAAACCCTAACGTTGTTAACAGGTAAAAAAAATGTCAAAGTTATAAACAAGTTATCAACAGCATCTACACACATGTATTAAAGTTACATCTTTATTCTTTTAATAAGCACATTAACATTCTTACGCAAAGAATAATCTTCCTTCATCTTTGATTCAATGAGTCTCACCGCATGGAGAACCGTTGAATGATCTCGTCCGCCAAATGCCTCTCCTATTTCAGGAAGAGAGTGAGAGGTTAACGATCGAGAGAGATACATCGCGATCTGTCGAGGAAACGCAATTGTTTTTGGACGTTTCCGGCTTTTCATATCAGCGACTCGAATATCGTAAAGTTCAGCAACCTTCTTTTGTATAGTATCCATACCAATGATCTCGGATTCTTCCGTAACAAGAAGATCCTGCAGGACTTCTTCAGCGATCTCTATTGTTAATTTACTTCCCGTTAATGAAGCATAAGAGACCACCCTGATCAAGGCCCCTTCAAGTTTTCTAATATTTGATTTAATGCGATTTGCCAAAAAAGTAGCGATTTCGTCGGGAAGATTAAGGTTTGATATCTCAGCTTTTTTGCGTAGAATGGCAATGCGTGTTTCAAGATCAGGCGGCTGCATATCGGCAACAAGCCCCCACTCAA includes:
- the gyrB gene encoding DNA topoisomerase (ATP-hydrolyzing) subunit B; translated protein: MVKDKNNVDATGKEKYNATTISVLEGIEAVRKRPAMYIGDTGLRGLHHLVYEVVDNSIDEALAGICTKIDVIIHPDNSITVIDNGRGIPVDMHKTEKKPALEVVMTTLHAGGKFDNKAYRVSGGLHGVGVSCVNGLSEWLEVEVRRDGKVYHQRYEKGRTVSKLEVVGKTKHTGTKVVFKPDLEIFTEKEYSFETLSNRLRELAFLNKGLNITIKDEKTDPVRERVFKYEGGILSFVEFLNKNKETVHKKVIHIQNQKEDTEVEVAMQFNNSYSENIFSFANNINTIEGGTHLSGFKSALTRTINTYAKNAKLIKGDNVSVQGDDIREGLTAVISVKLKTPQFEGQTKTKLGNGEISGIVESLVNEGLGTFLEETPSIARKIVDKSLNAARAREAARKARDLARRKGALDTAALPGKLADCSERDPALCELYIVEGDSAGGSAKQGRDRRFQAILPLKGKILNVEKARVDKILNNTEIRTLITAIGAGIGQQDFDLEKLRYHKIVIMTDADVDGAHIRTLLLTFLYRQMPQLVERGYIYIAQPPLYKIKRKKREQYIGSENEMNNLLLELGKEDIVLVRVKDKKEFREKTLENILNTITEFEQIAQQFMKKGIDFQKYLTLKDNKKGFPVYRVRITDDEEFLYSDKELAALTEREEKKTGEQLEIFDEEEIGEADKKDTKGIDVLEIFESRDLARIINDFEKKEIPFERADAEGKPLFQMIADDEKLPIFSALDIIEEIRKIGKKGMSIQRYKGLGEMNPQQLWETTMDPENRVFLKVKIEDAVEADEMFTVLMGDQVEPRKKFIEDNALHVQNLDI
- a CDS encoding DUF721 domain-containing protein codes for the protein MNIEKRYPTPVGEIVKSILGQFGNEQCEVHMKIASAWNSAVGVEVSQHTKPVEMKKGLLMVHVDSSVWFNELSRYYKGAIIEKLNAVIGNKKIKDIKFKIGKI
- the dnaN gene encoding DNA polymerase III subunit beta, with the protein product MKVQCGRDTFLGCIQMVQNIVSTKTTLPILSNVLIEAEKDSIALTTTDLEVGIKCRFPAKVSQEGHTTLPAKRLSNIMRELPSQQVSLDATDNNITSIKCGASFFKIMGMGKDEFPKLPHFADTASFKIDQKVFKDIIKKTAFAISHDETRYVLNGISLVVKDGKILAVATDGRRLALIEKEQEIPSSVKVSAIIPAKAILELSRILKDEGSMRISFAANQVAFDMDESMLVSRLIEGAFPNYQQVIPSKINERVSVAREEFLSAVKRVSVLVSERLNSVKMCFAKDILTISINTPDVGEAREEVPIKYDGKELTVAFNPVYLLDVLKALDDESVFVELIDSASPGIIKTDENYVYVIMPMRLT